In one Alphaproteobacteria bacterium genomic region, the following are encoded:
- a CDS encoding reverse transcriptase domain-containing protein, producing the protein RQQGTPQGGPLSPLLSNILLDDLDKELERRGHAFCRYADDCNVYVRSRARRRPPGEGLQKYQR; encoded by the coding sequence CGGCAGCAGGGAACGCCACAAGGCGGGCCGCTGTCGCCGCTGCTGTCGAACATCCTGCTCGACGACCTGGACAAGGAACTGGAACGGCGGGGCCATGCCTTCTGCCGCTACGCCGACGACTGCAACGTCTATGTGCGGTCAAGGGCGCGGAGGCGCCCGCCCGGTGAGGGGCTACAAAAATACCAGCGCTAG